TGGCAACATCGCAGCGGAATACGAGTTCGGAATCCAATTCCGCCGCCATTTTGCGGACGCGCTCTTCCAGTTTGTCCACAACGTAGGTAAACGCCAGTTCCGCGCCTTGTTCGCGGCAGGCTTTGGCGATGCCGTAAGCGATGGAACGCTCGGAAATCATGCCGGTAATCAGAATTTTTTTGCCTTGCAGAAAACCCATTTTGTATCCTTCAAATAGTGTTCGGTTCGTTCTAAACCGTTGATTATAGCAAATTGTCCCTGTTTCTGTGTTTTCACGTTGCAGCGTGCAAACGGCAATGCCGTCTGAAGCGGATTTCAGACGGCATTGGACGTTTCAAATACGGTTTAAGGCATCAGATGCCGCGCAACAATTCGTTCACGCTGGTTTTCGCACGGGTTTGCGCATCCACGCGTTTGACGATGACGGCGCAGTAAAGGCTGTGGCTGCCGTCTTTGGAAGGCATGCTGCCGGATACGACAACCGAACCTGCCGGTACGCGGCCTTGGTAGATTTCGCCGGTGGTGCGGTCGAAGATTTTGGTGGATTGACCGATGAACACGCCCATCGAAATCACGCTGCCTTCTTCGACAATCACGCCCTCAACGATTTCAGAACGCGCACCGATGAAGCAGTTGTCTTCAATGATGGTGGGTGCGGCCTGCAGGGGTTCGAGTACACCGCCGATGCCGACACCGCCGCTCAAGTGGACATTTTTGCCGATTTGCGCGCAAGAGCCGACGGTTGCCCAAGTATCGACCATCGCACCTTCGTCAACGTATGCGCCGATGTTGACGTAAGACGGCATCAACACGACATTTTTCGCCACAAAGCTGCCGCGACGGGCAACCGCACCCGGAACGGCGCGGAAACCTGCGCTGCGGAATTCGTCTTCAGACCAGTCGGCAAACTTGGTCGGCACTTTGTCGAAGTATTTGTTCACGCCGTCGTTGAGGATTTCATTGTCCTGAATACGGAAAGACAGCAATACCGCTTTTTTCGCCCATTCGTTGACTTTCCACTCGCCCACGCCCAAGCGTTCGGCGACGCGCAATTTGCCTGAATCGAGTTGGCGGATGGTTTCCAACACGGCTTCTTTAACTTCGGGAGTAACGGTGGTCGGGGTGATGTCCGCGCGGTTTTCAAAGGCGGTTTCGATGATGTTTTGCAAAGACATAATGTTTCCTTGGTTCGAGATATTTCGGGACGCTTGCCGGTATTGTTCAGACGGCATGGCGGTTGGAACAAACGTGCTATTGTGCCATACAAACACCCGCCCGTCAGCCGCGCTGTGGGTTTGCCGGATGCCGGCGTTTCGGAATCGGGCGGGCGGCGGGCATTGCTTTTTCCCACGCCCGAATCAATACAGAACAACGGCAGTGCCTTTATACCGCGCCGCCGCCTTTCAGACGGCATTCGCGGTAAAACGCCATCAGCCCTTCGGTCGAGGCATCGTGTACGGACGTGCCGCCTTCCAGTTCGCCGATGATGGTTTTTGCCAACTGTTTGCCGTACTCAACCCCCCACTGATCAAAGGGATTGATGTTCCAGATTACACCTTGTACAAAAGTTTTGTGCTCGTAAGCCGCCATCAGCATACCCAGATTGTAGGGCGTGAGGCGGTCGAGCAGGATGCTGTTGCTGGGGCGGTTGCCGGGGAACTCTTTGTGCAGCGCGAGGCGTTCGCGTTCCGCTTCGGGCAAATCTGCCAGTTCGGCGCGTGCTTCGTCCAAGGTTTTGCCCTTCATCAAGGCTTCCGCTTGGGCAAAGGCGTTGGCAACAGTAAAACGGCTGCGTCCGTCCTCCACGCCCTGCGCCGTCATCGGGACAATAAAGTCGCAGGGAATCAGGCGCGTGCCTTGGTGGAGCAGTTGGAAATAGGCGTGCTGGCAGTTGACCCCTTCACCGCCGAACACGATGCCGCCCGTTTTGCACGCGGCGAGACTGCCGTCTGAAGCGCGGCTTTTGCCCAAACTCTCCATATCGAGCTGGTTCAGCCACGCCGGCAGCAGGCGCAGGTTGTGGCTGTACGGAACGGCAGTCTGCCCATCCGCGTGCTGGAAATTGTTATACCACACGGCAATCAGTGCCATTAAAACGGGGATATTATGACGCGTCGGCGTACTGAAAAAATGCCTGTCCATCGCGTACGCACCCGCCAACAGCTCACTGAAACACGCCCCGCCGACAGCGACCATCACAGGAAGCCCGACAGGCGACCAGACGGAATAGCGTCCGCCCACCCAGTCGTACATCGCAAACACGCGTTCCGCCGCAATGCCGAAACTTTGCGCCGCTTCCGTATCGGCAGACACCGCGCAAAAATGGCGCGCCGTTTCGGATTCCGAGAACCCCGCACCGCGATACCACGCCTTGACCGCCTGTGCATTGAGCAGGGTTTCCGGTGTTTTAAAGGACTTGCTGGCAACGCAAAACATCGTTGTTTCGGGGTTCAGACGGCATAAAACCGCATCCAGGCAGGCAGGGTCGGCGTTGGCAGCAAAATGGACGGCGATATGCCGTCTGAACGGCTCGAGTGCCTGAACGCACATTGCCGGCCCGAGGTCGGATCCGCCTATGCCGATGTGGACAAAATCCGTAATCCGCCTGCCCGTCGCCCCCTTGTACGAACCGTCGTCCAAACCGCGTGCAAAATCCAAAGCACGGTCAAGTTCGCGGCGGATTTCGGGCAACACGTCCCTGCCGTCCACATAAACGGCATCCGCACCGTCGGGCAGGCGCAAAGCCGTATGCAGCGCAGCACGCCCCTCGCTGTTGTTGACCTTCGCACCCGTCCGCAAATCATGCATTTTCCGTCCGAGCCCTGCCGCATCTGCAAGGTTACAGAGCAGTTGAAGCGTATCTTCCCCAAGCCGGTTCTTGCTGTAATCGAACAACATACCGCCCAGCCGTTCGTGCATACGGTCAAAGCGGTCCGGTTCGCAGGCAAAGCGGTCGCGCAAAAGAATATGTCGCGTATCCTGACAATGTTGTTCAAGCTCCCGCCACGCCTGGGTAAAAGCATCCATGATTTTCCTTGATTCTAGATTCGGATTAAAAATATAACAGGATGCAGTGTAACAAACGAAAGCCGCTTTGGCGAATCTCCGACATACCGCCATCCGCATTCAATAACACCTTATTTCCATATAGCGAAATACCCTCCTGCCGGAATTTAACCCACAACAATATCCTACAAGATTTATTGCGTGCGCATAGATGCCAGACAACCGTTTAATAAGGTATAATTACGCCCAGGTGCGCTCCATTTGCCGGCCGCATATGGGCATACTTAGTGATTACATTTAATCGGTAAAATACCGATCTTATTGTTTTAACGGTATTTCTTATATTTATTTATTCCAATTATTTTACGGGACTGGGATATGGCTAAAAACGGAGGACTTTCTTTATTTTCAAAGAAAGAAAAACGCTTTATCTTTGAAGGCAGGCATTCTGCCTCCGACAAAATAGTCAACGGTGAAGTATCTGCGTTTACCGAAGAAGAGGCACGCAAGAAACTGGCAAAACGCGGCATCCGCCCGTTACAGATTAGCCGTGTAAAAACAACTTCAAAACGCAAAATTACACAAGAAGACATTACCGTCTTCACACGCCAGTTGGCAACTATGATGAAAGCGGGCCTGCCGCTGATGCAGGCATTTGAGATTGTGGCGCGCGGTCATGCCAACCCGTCCATGACGGAAATGTTGGTGGAAATCCGTAGTGAAGTAGAACAGGGCACCACCCTGAGTCGCGCGTTCTCACGCTATCCCAAATACTTTGACCGCTTCTACTGCAACCTGGTTGCGGCGGGCGAAACGGGCGGCGTGTTAGAAAGCCTGTTGGACAAATTGGCAGTTTACAAGGAAAAAACCCAGGCCATCCGTAAAAAAGTAAAAACTGCGCTGACTTATCCGATATCGGTAATCGCCGTCGCCATCGGCTTGGTATTTGTGATGATGATCTTCGTACTGCCGGCGTTTAAAGAAGTTTATTCCAATATGGGTGCCGAACTGCCCGCGCTGACTCAGACCGTCATGGATATTTCCGAGTTTTTTGTCGCATACGGCTGGATAATTCTGATTGCGCTTGGCTGCTCGATATACGGCTTCCTCAAACTTAAAGAGCGTTCACCCAAAATCCAACGCCGTATGGATGCCTTTCTGCTACGTATGCCTATTTTTGGCAACATTGTACAAAAAGCAACTATTGCACGCTGGGGCAGGACGACGGCAACACTGTTTGCAGCAGGCGTACCGCTGGTCGATGTATTGAATTCGACTGCAGGTGCGGCGGGCAACCTGATTTACGAAGAAGCCACCCAAGAAATCCGTACTCGAGTAATTCAAGGTCTGTCCATGACCTCAGGAATGCGTGCGACGGAACTTTTCCCCAATATGATGGTACAGATGTCCTCCATCGGCGAGGAATCGGGTTCTTTAGACGACATGCTCAACAAAGCTGCCGAGTTTTATGAAGACGAGGTGGATAATGCGGTCGGCCGACTGTCCGCCATGATGGAACCGATTATCATCGTGGTTTTGGGTCTGATCATCGGTACGCTTCTGGTAGCGATGTATCTGCCGCTGTTCAACTTGGGTAACGTGGTCGGCTGATTTGCCGCACAGATCCGGCGCGGATTCGCTCTGCGCCGGTTTGTTTTTGTTTTGAATACATTGAGAACAAAATATGTCTGATTTGTCTGTATTGTCGCCGTTTGCCGTGCCTTTGGCAGCAGTTTTCGGTTTATTGGTCGGAAGTTTCTTAAACGTCGTCATTTACCGCGTGCCGGTCATAATGGAACGCGGCTGGACGGTATTTGCCAAAGAACATTTAAACCTGCCGCTGACCGAAGAGGAAAGCCGTACCTTCAACCTGATGAAACCGGATTCCTGCTGCCCCAAATGCCGCGTGCCGATACGCGCGTGGCAGAACATCCCGATTGTCAGCTACCTGCTCCTGCACGGCAAATGCGCCTCCTGCCAAACCAAAATCAGCATACGCTACCCCTCTATCGAGCTGCTGACCGGTGTATTGTTCGGGCTGGTTGCCTGGCAATACGGCTGGTCTTGGATTACATTGGGCGGTTTGATACTGACTGCGTTTCTGATTTCCCTGACCTTTATCGATGCGGACACCCAATACCTGCCCGACTCGATGACACTGCCCTTGATTTGGCTGGGGCTGATATTTAATTTGGACGGCGGCTTCGTGCCTTTGCAGTCTGCCGTTTTAGGTGCGGTTGCCGGCTATGGTTCATTATGGCTCTTATGTGCGGTGTATAAACTGCTCACAGGAAAAACCGGTATGGGCAACGGAGATTTCAAACTGATTGCCGCATTGGGCGCGTGGCTCGGCATATCCGCATTGCCCGTGCTGATTTTTGTTTCCTCGCTGATCGGTTTGGTCGCGGCAATCGTTATGCGCGTCGCCAAGGGGCAGCATTTTGCCTTCGGCCCCGCACTGACAGTTTCGGGATGGATAATTTTTACGGCAAACGATTCCGTATGGCGGGCGGTCAACTGGTGGCTGACCCATCCGGTGCTGTAAGATGACGGTATGGGTCGGACTGACCGGAGGAATCGGCAGCGGCAAATCGGCAGCCGCGCAATGTTTTGCCGATTTGGGCGTGCCGCGCATCGATGCGGACGCGGCGGCGCACTCGCTGACGGCTTCAGACGGCATCGCCCTGCCGGAAATCAGGCGGCTGTTCGGCGACACCGTTTTCGACACACAGGGTTTGTTGCAGCGCGACATATTGCGTAAAGAAGTCTTTGCCTCCCCATCGCGAAAAGCCTTGCTCGAATCCGTGATGTTGCCGCTGATTTTCTCAGAAATCAAAAAACAGCAAGAAACATTTAACGACGCACCCTACGGCATTATCGAAATCCCACTGCTGACAGAAAAACGTCAATTCATGAAATTGATACAGCGCGTGCTGACAATAAGTGCCCCTGTGGAAAAACGTATCGGCAGGGTGATGGCCCGCAGCGGGCTGACGCGCGGCGAGGTGGCTGCCGTCATCAGCCATCAGGCATCCGAATCCGAACGCCTGCTGCTTGCAGACGATGTGCTGCTTAATGACGGCAGCCTCAAAAGCCTGCGTGAGAAAACAATGCGCCTGCACGCGTTTTATTCAGGGATTTTCGCCTTAAAACCAACACAAGGAAAACACAATGGCTGAGTCGCGGCAAACACGCCTTCAAGTCAAATGTCCGACCTGTCAAACGGCAGTAGTATGGAAACCGGAAAACACGTTCCGCCCCTTCTGTTCGCAACGCTGCAAACTGATCGACTTGGGCGGATGGGCAGATGAGGAATATACGGTTACAGCCCAAGAAGAAGGTTTATTGGAAATATCCGAATTTGAGTGTATATACCGCTGATTTTAAAAAATCCGCCTGACCGCCCCCTCTACTGCTCAAAATAAATGCCGTCTGAAACAAACATGTTTCAGACGGCATTTTCATTCTTAAACCTAATCGTTAGTATTTGCCGTTACCTCTTCCAACGAAGTAATACCCTGCATAACTTTCAACAAACCGGAACGGCGCAAATCAACCATACCTTCCTTATAAGCAACATCCATAATATCCACTTCCGTACCATGGTTCATAATGACACGCTGCATTTCCTCGCTGATAGGCATAACCTCATAAACACCGGCACGCCCCTTATAACCCTGCCCCCGGCAACGGTCGCAACCGACGGCGCGGTAAAGTTTCCAATCTTTTGCAAGATCCTCATCGGTGAAACCGACTTCCTTCAAAGCAGAGGCAGACGGACGTTCCACTTCTTGTTTGCAGCTCGAACACAGCCTGCGTAAAAGACGCTGCGCCATAATCAGGCTGACCGAACTGGCAATATTAAACGGCGCGACACCCATATTCAGCATACGCGACAACGTTGCCGGCGCATTATTGGTGTGCAGGGTGGAAAACACCATATGCCCTGTTTGTGCCGCCTTAATCGCAATATCGGCAGTTTCCAAATCACGAATCTCACCGACCATAATGATGTCCGGATCCTGACGCAGGAAAGACTTCAAAGCAGCGGCAAAAGTCAGACCCTGCTTATCATTGACGTTAACCTGATTGATGCCCGGCAGGTTAATCTCGGCAGGGTCTTCCGCCGTTGCAATATTTACCGACTCCGTATTCAAAATATTCAAACAGGTATAGAGCGACACAGTCTTTCCCGAACCTGTCGGACCGGTTACCAACACCATGCCGTAAGGACGGTGGATGGCATCCAACAGCAATTTCTTCTGAAACGGTTCGAAACCAAGTTGATCGATATTCAAAGAAGCCGCATCAGAATTCAAAATCCGCATCACAACCTTTTCACCAAACAGCGTCGGCAAAGTACTGACACGGAAATCGACAGGCTTACCACCCTTTTGGAAGGTCAATTGCATCCTGCCGTCCTGGGGTATCCGTTTTTCGGAAATGTCCAAACGCGACATCACCTTAATCCGAGAAGCAAGCTGTCCCCTTACCGCAACCGGGGGCTGGACTACCTCGCGAAGCTGCCCGTCCACACGGAACCGGATACGCGCATTATGTTCGTAAAACTCAAAATGAATATCAGATGCCCCACTGCGCAAAGCATCCGACAAAGTTTTATGGATAAACCTCGGTACAGGACCGTCTTCCGCCTCTTCATTATCAATATACAGAGTATGGCTTTCCTGCTCTTCCTGTTCCGCACTGATTTCCTGAAGCAACGCAGTCGAGCGCGAACCCACCCACTCTAACAGCCCGGCCAGCTGATCGTCTTCAACAATCACCAACTCAACCGAAATCCCTGACGCAAAAACAGTCTTCTGAATCTGAGGCATCTGTGTCGGGTCAGAAACCGCAAAAAATACCTTGTCGTCCCGGCGGAAAATCGGCACACAACGGAACTCCACCATCTGTTCCTCAGTCAACACCCCCATCAGCACCCTGTGGCGCGGATAATGACGCAAATCAAGAACCGAATAACTGAACACCCTCGCAATCAGTGCCGCAAGGGATTTAGGCGAAATGACGCCGTCTGAAAACAGCATCGGCAACACTTCTTTACCTGCCTGCGACTCCTTATAATAGTGTTCGGCCTGTTCGACAGTAACCACTTGGTTTTGAACCAAGGTTCTCAGCAAACCTACGCTCATACAGCCTTTTCCCCAAATTCATTCATTGTTATACCAATATAACTTTTGTCATTGAATATTATCGGCGAACAGATTATCAAAAAAACAACCGCCTTGCAAATTCGGCATATTTCCATATATCCCGGAAAACGGGCGGCATACGCCTTTCCTTCCTTAATATATTGCGTCCCGTCAAAGGGTGCATTGCTTTTCTTAACAAACCCCTCTGACGGCCAAGTGAAAGGGGCTTTTTTGATGTCGTCATCAAAATTAATATTTTCTTCTGCCATATCATCCGCATTAAAAAATGCGCCCCAAAAACACCCCCGTTTCCCGGCAAAAAAGTTCCCGTACAACGCAAAAAGCCTTTCATTTTATCGAAAGGCTTGTTTTACTTTGGTTTGCTATCGCCGATTATTACGCATTGCATCGGTTTGAAACCCCGTTTTTAGGGCTTCTGCCTCGCCAACAGGAATCGAACCTGTATTTTACGCTTAGGAGGCATACGTTCTATCCGTTGAACTATGGCGAGCCAAAATGAAGATGGAGATTTTAACCCTTTCCGACGACAAAAGACAAGATACCAGCCGCAATTAACGGCCCGACAGGGATACCGCCCATAAATGTCACCCCG
Above is a window of Neisseria sp. Marseille-Q6792 DNA encoding:
- the dapD gene encoding 2,3,4,5-tetrahydropyridine-2,6-dicarboxylate N-succinyltransferase, which produces MSLQNIIETAFENRADITPTTVTPEVKEAVLETIRQLDSGKLRVAERLGVGEWKVNEWAKKAVLLSFRIQDNEILNDGVNKYFDKVPTKFADWSEDEFRSAGFRAVPGAVARRGSFVAKNVVLMPSYVNIGAYVDEGAMVDTWATVGSCAQIGKNVHLSGGVGIGGVLEPLQAAPTIIEDNCFIGARSEIVEGVIVEEGSVISMGVFIGQSTKIFDRTTGEIYQGRVPAGSVVVSGSMPSKDGSHSLYCAVIVKRVDAQTRAKTSVNELLRGI
- the pgi gene encoding glucose-6-phosphate isomerase — encoded protein: MDAFTQAWRELEQHCQDTRHILLRDRFACEPDRFDRMHERLGGMLFDYSKNRLGEDTLQLLCNLADAAGLGRKMHDLRTGAKVNNSEGRAALHTALRLPDGADAVYVDGRDVLPEIRRELDRALDFARGLDDGSYKGATGRRITDFVHIGIGGSDLGPAMCVQALEPFRRHIAVHFAANADPACLDAVLCRLNPETTMFCVASKSFKTPETLLNAQAVKAWYRGAGFSESETARHFCAVSADTEAAQSFGIAAERVFAMYDWVGGRYSVWSPVGLPVMVAVGGACFSELLAGAYAMDRHFFSTPTRHNIPVLMALIAVWYNNFQHADGQTAVPYSHNLRLLPAWLNQLDMESLGKSRASDGSLAACKTGGIVFGGEGVNCQHAYFQLLHQGTRLIPCDFIVPMTAQGVEDGRSRFTVANAFAQAEALMKGKTLDEARAELADLPEAERERLALHKEFPGNRPSNSILLDRLTPYNLGMLMAAYEHKTFVQGVIWNINPFDQWGVEYGKQLAKTIIGELEGGTSVHDASTEGLMAFYRECRLKGGGAV
- a CDS encoding type II secretion system F family protein, yielding MAKNGGLSLFSKKEKRFIFEGRHSASDKIVNGEVSAFTEEEARKKLAKRGIRPLQISRVKTTSKRKITQEDITVFTRQLATMMKAGLPLMQAFEIVARGHANPSMTEMLVEIRSEVEQGTTLSRAFSRYPKYFDRFYCNLVAAGETGGVLESLLDKLAVYKEKTQAIRKKVKTALTYPISVIAVAIGLVFVMMIFVLPAFKEVYSNMGAELPALTQTVMDISEFFVAYGWIILIALGCSIYGFLKLKERSPKIQRRMDAFLLRMPIFGNIVQKATIARWGRTTATLFAAGVPLVDVLNSTAGAAGNLIYEEATQEIRTRVIQGLSMTSGMRATELFPNMMVQMSSIGEESGSLDDMLNKAAEFYEDEVDNAVGRLSAMMEPIIIVVLGLIIGTLLVAMYLPLFNLGNVVG
- a CDS encoding A24 family peptidase produces the protein MSDLSVLSPFAVPLAAVFGLLVGSFLNVVIYRVPVIMERGWTVFAKEHLNLPLTEEESRTFNLMKPDSCCPKCRVPIRAWQNIPIVSYLLLHGKCASCQTKISIRYPSIELLTGVLFGLVAWQYGWSWITLGGLILTAFLISLTFIDADTQYLPDSMTLPLIWLGLIFNLDGGFVPLQSAVLGAVAGYGSLWLLCAVYKLLTGKTGMGNGDFKLIAALGAWLGISALPVLIFVSSLIGLVAAIVMRVAKGQHFAFGPALTVSGWIIFTANDSVWRAVNWWLTHPVL
- the coaE gene encoding dephospho-CoA kinase (Dephospho-CoA kinase (CoaE) performs the final step in coenzyme A biosynthesis.): MTVWVGLTGGIGSGKSAAAQCFADLGVPRIDADAAAHSLTASDGIALPEIRRLFGDTVFDTQGLLQRDILRKEVFASPSRKALLESVMLPLIFSEIKKQQETFNDAPYGIIEIPLLTEKRQFMKLIQRVLTISAPVEKRIGRVMARSGLTRGEVAAVISHQASESERLLLADDVLLNDGSLKSLREKTMRLHAFYSGIFALKPTQGKHNG
- the yacG gene encoding DNA gyrase inhibitor YacG — protein: MAESRQTRLQVKCPTCQTAVVWKPENTFRPFCSQRCKLIDLGGWADEEYTVTAQEEGLLEISEFECIYR
- the pilB gene encoding type IV-A pilus assembly ATPase PilB; its protein translation is MSVGLLRTLVQNQVVTVEQAEHYYKESQAGKEVLPMLFSDGVISPKSLAALIARVFSYSVLDLRHYPRHRVLMGVLTEEQMVEFRCVPIFRRDDKVFFAVSDPTQMPQIQKTVFASGISVELVIVEDDQLAGLLEWVGSRSTALLQEISAEQEEQESHTLYIDNEEAEDGPVPRFIHKTLSDALRSGASDIHFEFYEHNARIRFRVDGQLREVVQPPVAVRGQLASRIKVMSRLDISEKRIPQDGRMQLTFQKGGKPVDFRVSTLPTLFGEKVVMRILNSDAASLNIDQLGFEPFQKKLLLDAIHRPYGMVLVTGPTGSGKTVSLYTCLNILNTESVNIATAEDPAEINLPGINQVNVNDKQGLTFAAALKSFLRQDPDIIMVGEIRDLETADIAIKAAQTGHMVFSTLHTNNAPATLSRMLNMGVAPFNIASSVSLIMAQRLLRRLCSSCKQEVERPSASALKEVGFTDEDLAKDWKLYRAVGCDRCRGQGYKGRAGVYEVMPISEEMQRVIMNHGTEVDIMDVAYKEGMVDLRRSGLLKVMQGITSLEEVTANTND